The window CAGATGCAGAGCCTCGGCAATGTGGAAGCTTCCAAAGGCTTACCTGTTTCCAGGAATTGAGGTACGAGAGCCCTTTGTGGCACCCATATTCAACCACCCTTCCCTGTCCCCTACTTTCCTGTGAAAGAAATCCTGATTTAttctagaaagaaggaaaggttcagggatttcagaaaaagaaagttcTCTTCCCCAGCTTCAGGGAACAACGTATTAAGTGATCTTCTCATGTCCTTTGACTTTTATGAACCTCCCATTGCTCTGTGACATATTTCTGGCTATTAAGATCCACACACATGACAACCTTCCAATAATACTGTGCAGTTTCCTCTCCACTCCACCACCTCACTACAAAAATACACACTCAGAAGAGAAAACAGATTCtcctttaattttcttcttttaaacctttttattttttattttttatggtgcagttccataggttcagggtTTTCCCTTTCCCAATTCCCATAAGTTTCTTTCTGACTTAAACTCAGATGTGACACTTGAAGATTCTGCAGTTATTTGGCAACTACAAGTCACCCTGTCAGTAGACGGTGCAGCAAAAATACTAGCAAGGGCCTAGGTTGCCAAAATAATGTCAGTGATCCACTTGTAGACTTCTAGATAAGTTGAGAATAAAAAACTGTCTGCTTCTCTAAGTTATTGATGTCACAATTTCTTCCACTTGTAACAGAATGAGTTCCTAGTTTTCACTAAAGCCCAGAGACTCCTCAGTCAACCTTCCATTTTTCTACGTACTGAGTGACTTACCAAGAGTTAAGATGTACCCCACTCTCAGTCCTGAAGGCTGGAGAGTTCACCACCATGTGGCTGTCCCTGGTAAGGTCCTTCTTGCCttggagagtcccaaggctgtgcAGGACAGTGCTGTCCTGGTTTCATGTGTGGGTGATAGGAACCTGTTTACTCCagtcactgctgctgcctcacattaacaggaagttggagccTGGAGCTGATACCAGAaaccaaacccaagcactctgatatggaatacaaCTATATTAACTACTGCACTAAACCGCTACCCCAAAGGGTTTATCTAACAATGCGACTGCCGTGACAAACCACCATGAATCCATTCACGGAATCAAATCACCTCCTAAAGGCTCTAGTTTGTATCTAATTGGAGCTTGGAGCTGTCTAGCTGTCTATCAAAATACTGGAGACTGGGGAGAACACTTTGGCTTAGTAGGTAAAGTCACTAACTGcagctccagtatcccatatagagaccagttcgagtctcagctgctccactgctaatgtgcttaggaaaagAGTAGAAGATGGCACCTCAGCACTCAAATGGGAAATCAGTAAAAAGTTCCTAGATCCCAGCTTCAAACCAAACCAGCACTGGCCACTTGTCCATTTGAAGAGTGAcaacagcaggtgggagatctctccctctctctgaaactctgtcattcaaattaatatatctttttttttatttggggaACATTCTTATTTCATATTGAGTTAGCAAGGCAGCTTGGCAATTAAAGATGTTAATGAAAACATTAGCTGTATTTGTGGCAACTGTGATATCTTTCTAACCTAGAACATTAAAAAGTCAATACACTGTCTCAAGGATCACACACCAGACACCAAGTCTAAGTTAACACTTCACTTGAGATGCTATTATTTCCAGCACAGGTAAGTGCACAGAATCTACCATTCACCCAAACGCTGGAATCTTCAGTTGCTATCATGGCAGCTGGCTTACAAACAAGAAAACCACCGATTTCAGAAGGTCTTAAGCAAACAACTTGTAAACCCCAGAGATGAAAAAACCCTAAGCATGCACAAACATGAGCatctaaaaatatcaaaaccatgTCTGAAGATGGTGGTGCCAAGCTTCTGAAACGAGATCTCAAAGCCTACTACTCCAAACAAAAGATTTAAATCAGATATTGCCACATGCACAATATCCCCATGAAATCACATGAGCAAGAATTTACTTAACATTCccctggaagaaaaaaatcacctggAAAACCGGACATCATGCTTCAGTCCTTGGTTTAATAACACAATACAGGAGCTTACAACTTGCAACATAGTCCAGGTTATGGTATACTTAAGGTTTTACTCTATATGAATGATTGTCCACAAGCACTAACAGGCTACTGACCACTTGACTCAAAGCAGTGAATTAAATGCAACTGAATAGCATGCCCCGTTGGTCTTCAGAAACCCTTCTTATTGTCCTTTCTACTTGGCTTTGCTGTAGTAGTGCTACTATGGTTATGTTTCGTAGAAGATTTTTGGGAAAGTATGGCCCAATCAAATACATTATCATACTGAAAATTAAGGTTCCTAAATGCAttttggaagatctgtctgaaaTACATATAATTAGGTGTTTCCTCAAAACCCAGCTTGCGGCAGATCTGCAGGTAGGTAGTAAATTCTTCAGGGAATCCTCCACACAACTCTTCAAGAGGGATGGATAGCTTCTGCTGACCGAccttttcaaatttctttctcTTAGTAGCAGCCTTTAGTCCCTGCCAGGGCAAGCTGCCTCTATTGAAGTATGTGAAGACATATCCCAGAGATTCCAAATCATCACGACGACTCTGTTCGATTCCACGATGGGTGTTGATGCTGGCAAACCGTGCAGTCCCAACGATGTATTCTGTCTTTTGGCATGGTATGTGCTCTCTAGTATGGCTATCTTGATATTTCTTGGCCAACCCAAAGTCAATAAGGTAGACTTTATTACAGTGTCTTTCTAGTCCCATCAGGAAGTTCTCAGGTTTAATATCTCTGTGTATTACATTCTGGGAATGCACATACTCCAGAATACCAATCATTTGATCAGCCAGCATAAGGACTGTTTTCAGTGAGAAGCTTCTGGAGCAGAActcaaagagatcttccaggctGGGTCCCAGAAGATCCAGGACAATTATACTTTGACCTGCTTCTTGCCCAAACCACTGTATGTGTGGGATGCCTATTCCTCCACCAAGCTCTTCATACATGGCACTCTCAACCAACAACCTGGAGTTTTTGATGTTCTTGGACTCCATCTTCACTGCCACTTCCTCTCCACTGATGACATTAACTGCCAGACAAACTTCCCCGAACGCACCAGACCCGATCTTATTCAGTAGCTTGTATTTACCTCCCACTAGGTGCTGGGTTCTGGAGCTAGTGCTGGTGCCCAGGCCAAGATCCATGAAGAAGCAATTGCAACAGTACGCACTGGAGTAGTGATGACTCAAGGCTCTGGCAGTGGGCACAGGGCACAGTTGGAGAGGAGGGTGATAGCTAGTGGACAGTGGAGGTCTCTGCCAGTGTTGGTAGCCTTGGACTTGGTGGGTGGGCACACTATCTCACTGCTTGGCTCTTGTCTGTGCCAAACCGCAGTCAGCTTGTAGATGTTCTGAGTTTCCTGGGCTTGGCGGCTGGTTGGATGTTGGCAGGCTGCTGTTGCTTGGCTATTGCTCCCAGCTAGTTAGTTACAAGAGGAAATAAGATGAAGGTGGCGATGTTATGGCACtagctggggcagccaggatggaCTCTTGGTGCTCTGCCAAGGCCGCCGCTGCTGTTGTGCTCCCtacagcctggccccgccccatGAGATGTCATAATGTCCCAGTGATGAAGCATGTTTGGTCTGCGATTGCGCTTGGCTAGAGTCAGGGCAGCCTATCAATGGCCTCACTGTGGTCCTAGGCGTCACATCCAAAATATATGACTGTGTCTCACAGTGGGTGGATAGAAAGCTGAGGGCCTGACAGGTACATAGCAGGATTCGCACTTACAGCTCTCCACTATACAGTGTAGAGCTGAGCAGCCTTCTGTCTAGGAG is drawn from Ochotona princeps isolate mOchPri1 chromosome X, mOchPri1.hap1, whole genome shotgun sequence and contains these coding sequences:
- the LOC101516511 gene encoding casein kinase I-like, with translation MDLGLGTSTSSRTQHLVGGKYKLLNKIGSGAFGEVCLAVNVISGEEVAVKMESKNIKNSRLLVESAMYEELGGGIGIPHIQWFGQEAGQSIIVLDLLGPSLEDLFEFCSRSFSLKTVLMLADQMIGILEYVHSQNVIHRDIKPENFLMGLERHCNKVYLIDFGLAKKYQDSHTREHIPCQKTEYIVGTARFASINTHRGIEQSRRDDLESLGYVFTYFNRGSLPWQGLKAATKRKKFEKVGQQKLSIPLEELCGGFPEEFTTYLQICRKLGFEETPNYMYFRQIFQNAFRNLNFQYDNVFDWAILSQKSSTKHNHSSTTTAKPSRKDNKKGF